ATCTATGTTAGCGAGTTCGATATCAGCTTTACTGAAACTCTTCTTCAGTTCGATCTACGGCGATTTTCTTTCCTAACTGTTAAAGCGGCTCTCGACTATCTTGATTTTAGTAATTCCGGCCGCACGTGCAGAAATCAACGTGACCAATTCGTCACTCATCCAGCGATTGCATTATTTTATCTTAGGTTGGTCCCACCCACTACCTCGGGTTGGTGTCGGACGGACGCTCTTCGTGTGGGCTGACCAAACTAGTACCGCCCCCAATACCGGTCGCTACTTTGCAGTTTTTCATTCATGTTCCGCAGATTGAAATAGTAAGTTCGACAATCGATATTTTGGCCGCTTCTCCGATAGCACCCTGAAAACAGCAGACACGGTTTGAGCCGCTGAATGATTGTATGCCGATCAATTATTTGTGTGCTCGAAGTAACGCATCGGTGATCAACCGCCGCGGCTGACTGTCGCCTCGATCCGCCCGTAGGGTTGGTCGGTCGGCAGGAAAACGGTCCCGGGATTGTCCAGGCTGAAGGCTGTCAGGTCGACGGGAATGTAGTGCTTGTTCGGCATCACGAAGGTGATCTCGCTGATGTCCTGCACGGCTGCGAGCGCGGCCTCGCCCATCCTGTACATACTATCCTGCACGCCGCGACTGTAAGTAGTACCGAAGACGGCCAGCAGCGTCGCGAGGATCCGCGCATTCGCGGTTTCGCACGCGGCGGGCACGGCCGCCCACGTCCAAGTCGCGTCCATGCTGGTGGCCGCGATGCGGTCCGTGGTGTCCGGCAACGTTCGGTACTGGTCGGCGACGAAGCCGGTCCAACCCGACTGCGTGGTCTTCATGAAGGTATAGCCGCGCAGGCCGGAACGCAGGGTCGATCCGGCCCGGTCGGCCACGAGCGCGACGAAGCCGACGCCGTTCCCATCCCGCGTGAAGGTATGGCCGTGCGGTTGACCGTCGATGCTGTGGCGCAGCCAGCGCGTTTCCTCGGCCTCAATCGCGACCATCTCGATTTGCGGGTAGGTGTCGAGCAGAACCCGCGCGACGGCGGCGACGAACGCCTCCTTGTCGAGGGCAAGATTCCGGGCCGCCGTGACGTTGACGATGTTCTTGATGCTGTCGGTGGCGATGCAGGCGCGGTTGTCGCCCTCGGTCCAGGCGGCATCGAAGCGGCCGGTCAGCATCACCGAGAGGGTCAGCTCGCGCGGCGTATGGTGGTCGCCGTCGCGGGTGAGACGCATCACCCGGACCTGCTCCTTGCCGTAGCGCGACGCGATCAGGGGCATAGGGGGTCTCCGGGAAAGGCGATGGGCGCCGTCCAGCTTAGGGCGGGACCGTCCGCGGGTCCAAGATCCATGTGCCCGGGGGCAGGACTGGGATGACTTGACTGCGGCGGCGCACCGGCAGCCATATCGCGGGGCTGAAGCCCACCGGTCATCCGGCAGACGAGCGGGGAATGGACCTCAACACGATTGAGACGGTTCTCCGGCCGCGCAGCCGGTCCGACTTGCCCGCGTGGCGGGCCGGCGATGCGTGCCTCGCGGGCGGGACATGGCTGTTCTCCGAGCCGCAGGTTGAAACGCGGCGCCTCGTCGACCTCGCGAGCCTCGCGTGGCCGCCGCACGCGATCGACACGGACGGTCTCGTTCTGGCCGCCACCTGCACCTTCGCGCAGCTCGACCGCCTGGACCTGCCGCAGGCCTGGATCGCGGCACCGCTTGTCGGGCAATGCTGCCGCGCCCTGCTCGGCTCGTTCAAGATCTGGAACACCGCCACTGTCGGCGGAAATCTCTGCCTCGCGCTGCCGGCAGGGCCGATGATCGCGCTCGCCACCGCGCTGGAGGCCACCTGCGCGATCTGGTCCGCGGATGGCGGCGCGCGGCACGTGCCCGTCGAGGACTTCATCCTCGGAGCCCAGCGCAATGCCCTGAAGCCGGGCGAGATCCTGCGCAGTCTGTCGATGCCGGCCGCCGCCCTGATGCGCAAGACCGCGT
This window of the Methylobacterium tardum genome carries:
- the pucL gene encoding factor-independent urate hydroxylase — its product is MPLIASRYGKEQVRVMRLTRDGDHHTPRELTLSVMLTGRFDAAWTEGDNRACIATDSIKNIVNVTAARNLALDKEAFVAAVARVLLDTYPQIEMVAIEAEETRWLRHSIDGQPHGHTFTRDGNGVGFVALVADRAGSTLRSGLRGYTFMKTTQSGWTGFVADQYRTLPDTTDRIAATSMDATWTWAAVPAACETANARILATLLAVFGTTYSRGVQDSMYRMGEAALAAVQDISEITFVMPNKHYIPVDLTAFSLDNPGTVFLPTDQPYGRIEATVSRGG
- a CDS encoding FAD binding domain-containing protein codes for the protein MDLNTIETVLRPRSRSDLPAWRAGDACLAGGTWLFSEPQVETRRLVDLASLAWPPHAIDTDGLVLAATCTFAQLDRLDLPQAWIAAPLVGQCCRALLGSFKIWNTATVGGNLCLALPAGPMIALATALEATCAIWSADGGARHVPVEDFILGAQRNALKPGEILRSLSMPAAALMRKTAFRRISLSPNGRSGALLIGTRDPAGGFALTVTASVRRPVRLVFAGLPERAEVVTALEQAIPDALYHDDVHGRPDWRRHVTRHLAGEIRDALAEDTGRCG